A window of Festucalex cinctus isolate MCC-2025b chromosome 6, RoL_Fcin_1.0, whole genome shotgun sequence contains these coding sequences:
- the LOC144020873 gene encoding small integral membrane protein 26-like yields MTLKDFTKWNKIASTVYFFGVWTMIGSLGYFYSTSHDKNSTDSAQNEEERTEVPKNANEIVYKTAHSKTVVIYKKDFVPYTTRMCKFFESFTGSPGTGKS; encoded by the exons ATGACGTTGAAAGATTTTACAAAGTGGAACAAAATCGCATCTACGGTTTATTTTTTCGGTGTGTGGACTATGATTGGCTCCCTTGGATATTTTTATTCCACGAGTCATGACAAAAACAGCACAG ACTCGGctcaaaatgaagaagaaagaaCAGAAGTGCCGAAGAATGCAAATGAAATCGTCTACAAGACTGCTCACAGCAAAACCGTCGTCATTTACAAGAAAGACTTTGTACCTTACACAACAAGGATGTGCAAATTTTTCGAGTCATTCACTGGTAGTCCTGGCACTGGAAAGAGTTGA